One stretch of Punica granatum isolate Tunisia-2019 chromosome 5, ASM765513v2, whole genome shotgun sequence DNA includes these proteins:
- the LOC116208679 gene encoding chromatin remodeling protein EBS: protein MAKTRPGLMPKPKPGKKDLDSYTIRGTNKVVRAGDCVLMRPSDTGKPPYVARVEKIESDSRNNVKVRVRWYYRPEESIGGRRQFHGAKELFLSDHYDIQSAHTIEGKCIVHSFKNYTKLENVGAEDYYCRFEYKAATGAFTPDRVAVYCKCEMPYNPDDLMVQCEGCKDWYHPACVGMTIEEAKRLDHFVCAECSDDDAKRAENGFTASPAADMKVESKRRKR, encoded by the exons ATGGCGAAGACCCGACCCGGCCTCATGCCCAAGCCCAAGCCCGGCAAGAAGGACCTCGACTCCTACACCATCAGGGGCACCAACAAGGTCGTGAGGGCCGGCGATTGCGTCCTGATGCGGCCCTCCGACACCGGGAAGCCACCCTACGTCGCCCGGGTCGAGAAGATCGAGTCCGACAGCCGGAACAACGTCAAGGTCAGGGTCAGGTGGTACTACCGCCCCGAGGAGTCCATTGGGGGAAGGCGCCAGTTCCACGGAGCTAAGGAGCTCTTCCTCTCCGACCACTACGACATCCAGAGCGCTCACACCATCGAGGGCAAGTGTATTGTCCACTCCTTCAAGAACTACACGAAGCTTGAAAACGTCGGCGCCGAGGACTATTACTGCAGATTCGAGTACAAGGCTGCTACTGGCGCCTTCACGCCTGATAGAGTGGCCGT GTATTGCAAGTGTGAGATGCCGTACAATCCAGATGACCTGATGGTGCAATGCGAGGGGTGCAAGGACTG GTATCATCCAGCTTGTGTTGGTATGACCATTGAAGAAGCAAAACGGCTAGATCACTTTGTATGTGCTGAATGTTCTGATGATGATGCCAAACGAGCAGAGAATGGATTTACTGCATCCCCAGCAGCTGATATGAAG GTGGAATCGAAGCGCAGGAAGAGATAA
- the LOC116209414 gene encoding uncharacterized protein LOC116209414 produces MALSNSRRLLLRSLWSASARACSDSASAIDNHSFRISHESRGLLLRDGVSQAESFSSNKGWSSFLSRRRFSTILTPNSSGSHFPLELLSKRNVIVSERQIGLCQDLVIPVTNFLNEDKGFMVLAGDVFDVPIRKDIVHRVVRWQLAKRQQGTHSTKTISEVSGTGRKPWQQKGTGRARHGTLRGPQFRGGATMHGPKPRSHAIKINKKVRRLGLKVALSARAGEGKLLVLDDLELPTHKTKNIVSYVKQMDNTKKVLLVDGGPIDENLKLATQNLHYVNVLPSIGLNVYSILLHDTLVMSRDAVNRIVERMHAPINR; encoded by the exons ATGGCTTTGTCCAATTCGCGGAGGCTGCTGCTGCGTTCTCTATGGTCAGCGAGTGCTCGGGCTTGCTCCGATTCCGCAAGTGCCATAGACAATCATTCCTTTCGCATTTCTCATG AGTCGCGGGGCCTTCTTTTGCGGGATGGTGTCTCTCAAGCAGAATCCTTTAGCTCTAACAAG GGCTGGTCGTCATTCCTTTCGCGTCGAAGGTTTTCAACTATTCTTACCCCCAATTCTAGTGGAAGTCATTTCCCTCTCGAGTTGTTGTCCAAGAGGAATGTAATTGTGTCCGAACGACAGATTG GGCTATGTCAGGACCTGGTTATTCCAGTGACTAACTTCCTTAACGAGGATAAGGGGTTTATGGTTTTGGCTGGTGATGTCTTTGATGTTCCTATTAGAAAGGACATTGTTCATCGTGTTGTGAGATGGCAGCTCGCCAAACGTCAGCAG GGAACTCATTCAACAAAAACCATCAGTGAGGTCAGCGGAACAGGGAGAAAACCATGGCAGCAGAAGGGTACAGGTCGGGCTAGGCATGGGACACTGCGTGGGCCACAG TTCAGGGGTGGTGCTACAATGCATGGACCAAAGCCACGGAGCCACGCTATTAAGATAAACAAGAAGGTCCGACGTTTGGGACTGAAGGTTGCCCTTTCAGCTCGAGCTGGAGAAGGAAAG CTTCTAGTATTGGACGACTTGGAGCTCCCTACTCACAAGACAAAGAACATCGTGAGCTATGTCAAGCAAATGGACAACACCAAGAAGGTTCTGCTCGTCGATGGTGGGCCCATCGATGAGAATCTCAAGTTAGCGACCCAAAATCTTCATTATGTGAACGTGTTGCCCTCTATA GGCTTAAATGTCTACAGCATACTTCTTCACGACACATTGGTGATGTCCCGGGATGCAGTAAATCGGATTGTTGAGCGGATGCACGCTCCTATAAACCGTTGA
- the LOC116206761 gene encoding homeobox protein knotted-1-like LET6, with the protein MMEGGSSSSCSNGNGGGSTSCTMMMMMMGGVGGGTYRENNSGRLSSNNNNNNFNFNNNIINSNSNVNVNGVLCPTMIMTSSTATTSPSSTSTTSLTTSTHHLLNPNISHHHPHPHPTSSSYAHLLPLPPPPPLPPAANAARGVYFMEIDGGCGGSSSSSVPAKAKIMAHPHYPRLLAAYVNCQKVGAPPEVVARLEEACSAAAAMGGGAGSGCIGEDPALDQFMEAYCEMLTKYEQELSKPFKEAMLFLQRIESQFRALTLASSEPVFSDGMDRNGSSEEEVDVNNSFIDPQAEDRELKSRLLQKYSGYLGSLKQEFMKKRKKGKLPKEARQQLLDWWTRHYKWPYPSESQKLALAESTGLDQKQINNWFINQRKRHWKPSEDMQFVVMDATHPHYYMDNVLGNPFPMDISPSIL; encoded by the exons aTGATGGAAGGgggctcatcatcatcatgctCAAATGGAAATGGTGGTGGGAGCACATCATgtacgatgatgatgatgatgatgggagGAGTAGGAGGAGGAACATATAGAGAGAATAACAGTGGAAGGTTGAGTagtaacaataacaataataattttaattttaataataatattattaatagtAATAGTAATGTTAATGTTAATGGGGTTTTGTGTCCTACGATGATCATGACATCTTCTACTGCTACTACTTCCCCTTCTTCCACTTCTACTACTTCCCTCACTACATCTACACATCACTTGCTCAACCCTAACATCAGTCACCaccacccccacccccaccccaCCTCATCATCCTACGCCCACCTCCTCCCGCTcccaccaccacctcctcTTCCCCCGGCGGCCAACGCCGCGCGTGGTGTCTACTTCATGGAGATCGACGGCGGCTGCGGCGGGTCCTCGTCCTCCTCGGTTCCTGCCAAGGCCAAGATCATGGCACATCCTCACTACCCCCGCCTCCTTGCTGCTTATGTCAATTGCCAAAAG GTGGGAGCGCCGCCGGAAGTGGTGGCCAGGCTGGAGGAGGCGTGCTCGGCTGCTGCTGCTATGGGAGGCGGCGCTGGCTCGGGATGCATCGGGGAGGACCCAGCGTTGGACCAGTTCATGGAGGCGTACTGCGAGATGCTCACCAAGTACGAGCAAGAACTCTCGAAACCTTTCAAAGAAGCCATGCTTTTCCTGCAGAGGATTGAGTCCCAATTCAGAGCCCTCACCCTCGCCTCCTCTGAGCCTG TTTTCAGTGATGGAATGGACAGGAACGGGTCGTCCGAGGAGGAAGTTGATGTGAACAACAGCTTTATTGATCCCCAAGCCGAAGATCGGGAGCTGAAGAGTCGGCTCTTGCAGAAGTACAGCGGTTATTTAGGGAGCCTCAAGCAGGAGTtcatgaagaagaggaagaaggggaAGCTACCTAAGGAAGCTCGGCAACAGCTTCTCGACTGGTGGACCCGACATTACAAGTGGCCGTATCCCTCA GAGTCGCAGAAGCTGGCGCTAGCAGAATCGACGGGGTTGGACCAGAAGCAGATAAACAACTGGTTCATCAACCAGAGGAAGAGGCACTGGAAGCCGTCGGAGGACATGCAGTTTGTGGTGATGGATGCAACTCACCCTCACTACTACATGGACAATGTCTTGGGCAATCCCTTCCCAATGGACATCTCTCCGTCCATCCTCTAA